A single genomic interval of Gossypium raimondii isolate GPD5lz chromosome 11, ASM2569854v1, whole genome shotgun sequence harbors:
- the LOC105761793 gene encoding UDP-glycosyltransferase 73C3, with product MGEELHFLLIPLMSPGHLLPMVDMAHLLATHGVTVSIISTPLNALRFTSVVDSAVTSGLRIQVHHLPFPAKEFGLPENCENMDQLPSRDLIMNFLMAANELQQRFEELFNKLKPKPSCMVSGKNLPWTVKTATKFNVPRIVFDGMGCFSFVCTHKLELSKVHEMVSEFESFKIPGLLHEIELKKAQLPENLNPVSNDLINIRDIRKAELVCDGIVVNTFEELENEYVKEFKSIKGNGKVWCIGPVSAINKLSSDKAERGQKQCRFETLQPWLDSKEPGSVIYACLGSISGLTKWQLIELGLGLESSGKPFIWVIRENPKSNEIEKWILDEKFEDRVKDRGIIIHGWSPQLWVLSHPAIGAFLTHCGWNSTMEAVSAGVPVITCPLFAEQFINEKLVVDVLGIGVSAGVESAVTWGLEDKFGLLMKRERVKNAINEVMEKSEAGEERRRKAKQIGETANKAIEKGGSSYQEMEMLIQFVLQRTTEVAQTSS from the coding sequence ATGGGAGAAGAGCTTCATTTCCTTTTGATACCATTAATGTCACCCGGCCACCTTTTGCCGATGGTCGACATGGCTCATCTCTTAGCAACTCACGGCGTCACCGTTTCAATCATCTCCACACCTCTCAACGCCCTCCGTTTCACTTCCGTCGTCGACAGCGCCGTCACGTCCGGCCTCCGCATCCAAGTGCATCACCTCCCTTTCCCGGCGAAAGAGTTCGGCTTACCGGAAAACTGCGAGAACATGGACCAACTCCCTTCTCGAGACTTAATCATGAACTTCTTAATGGCAGCTAACGAGTTACAACAAAGATTCGAAGAGCTTTTTAACAAGTTGAAACCCAAACCGAGTTGTATGGTCTCCGGCAAGAACTTGCCGTGGACGGTGAAAACGGCGACCAAATTCAATGTTCCGCGGATTGTTTTTGACGGCATGGGTTGTTTTTCGTTCGTATGTACACATAAACTAGAGCTTTCAAAGGTTCATGAAATGGTATCTGAGTttgaatcttttaaaattcctgGTTTACTCCATGAAATCGAGCTTAAAAAAGCTCAATTGCCGGAAAATTTGAATCCAGTTTCAAATGATTTGATTAATATTCGAGATATTCGAAAAGCAGAGCTTGTTTGTGATGGGATCGTTGTTAATACATTCGAAGAACTTGAAAATGAGTACGTTAAAGAGTTTAAAAGCATTAAAGGCAATGGTAAAGTATGGTGCATCGGCCCAGTCTCCGCTATCAACAAGCTGAGCTCCGATAAAGCTGAGAGAGGACAAAAACAGTGTCGTTTCGAAACCTTGCAGCCATGGCTTGACTCGAAAGAACCTGGCTCTGTGATTTACGCTTGTCTCGGTAGTATATCAGGGTTAACAAAATGGCAACTTATAGAGCTTGGTTTAGGTTTAGAATCATCTGGAAAACCATTTATTTGGGTTATAAgagaaaacccaaaatcaaatgaaatagaaaaatggattttggatgaaaaatttgaagatcGTGTTAAAGATCGAGGGATTATAATCCATGGTTGGTCACCACAGTTATGGGTTTTATCTCATCCTGCAATTGGAGCTTTTTTAACTCATTGTGGATGGAACTCAACGATGGAAGCTGTTTCCGCCGGTGTGCCAGTGATAACGTGTCCTCTGTTTGCCGAACAGTTTATTAATGAGAAACTCGTCGTCGACGTGCTTGGGATCGGCGTTAGTGCCGGCGTAGAATCGGCGGTGACGTGGGGATTGGAAGATAAATTCGGGTTGTTGATGAAACGGGAACGGGTTAAAAACGCCATTAATGAAGTGATGGAGAAAAGTGAAGCTGGTGAAGAACGAAGAAGAAAGGCTAAACAAATTGGGGAAACTGCAAATAAGGCCATTGAAAAAGGTGGATCTTCATATCAGGAGATGGAGATGTTGATTCAGTTTGTTCTTCAACGAACTACAGAGGTAGCTCAAACTAGTTCTTAA